A part of Agrobacterium vitis genomic DNA contains:
- a CDS encoding ABC transporter permease, whose protein sequence is MSPNSMMNKRDLSAGYMSWYRFSRNPAALIGALIVLSVVVMAILAPLITPFPSHIGSIVDFRHRHNPPNLINWFGTDKVGRDLFTRTIFGFRVSLLLVFGVLGISVPVGAVLGLCAGYFGGWTERLITGFTNIMLAIPPLVMALAIGNVLEPNLINAMIAITLLWWTWHARLVYRVTVSIAGEDFIEAARLAGAGPIHILFREILPNCIAVISVKTTLDAAFVILFGATLSFLGFGVKPPTPDLGSMVADGRQFLPEKWWEVLAPGGAIFYATLGFNLLGDGLRDMFDVEA, encoded by the coding sequence ATGAGCCCCAATTCTATGATGAACAAGCGCGATCTCTCAGCCGGTTACATGAGCTGGTATCGCTTTTCTCGCAATCCTGCCGCTTTGATCGGCGCGTTGATTGTGCTCTCCGTCGTGGTTATGGCGATCCTTGCGCCGCTGATCACGCCCTTTCCCAGCCATATCGGCTCCATTGTCGATTTTCGCCATCGGCACAATCCGCCGAACCTCATCAACTGGTTTGGCACCGATAAGGTGGGCCGCGATCTGTTTACCCGCACCATTTTCGGCTTTCGCGTCTCGCTGCTGCTGGTGTTTGGCGTGTTGGGGATTTCGGTGCCTGTTGGTGCGGTTCTGGGCCTCTGCGCTGGCTATTTCGGCGGCTGGACCGAGCGGTTGATCACCGGCTTTACCAATATCATGCTGGCCATTCCGCCGCTGGTGATGGCGCTGGCGATTGGCAATGTGCTGGAGCCAAACCTGATCAATGCCATGATTGCGATTACGCTTTTATGGTGGACCTGGCATGCGCGGCTTGTCTACCGCGTCACGGTCTCCATTGCCGGAGAGGATTTTATCGAGGCGGCGCGTTTGGCCGGGGCTGGTCCCATCCATATCCTGTTTCGGGAAATCCTGCCCAATTGCATCGCGGTGATCTCGGTCAAGACCACGCTGGATGCCGCCTTTGTCATTCTGTTTGGCGCAACCTTGTCCTTCCTCGGTTTTGGGGTGAAGCCACCAACACCAGACCTCGGCTCCATGGTGGCCGATGGGCGTCAGTTTTTGCCGGAAAAATGGTGGGAAGTGCTGGCTCCGGGTGGTGCGATTTTCTACGCCACTCTCGGCTTTAACCTGCTGGGCGATGGTCTACGCGACATGTTCGATGTGGAGGCGTGA
- a CDS encoding DUF917 domain-containing protein, producing the protein MSAIISQKDYFDPKDLWILDHDDLLSLEIGAGILGTGGGGNPYIGKLRARQLLDEGYTLSVLPHQKIHDDALCVSVGGIGAPVVGIERLREGREGLRCIRALEAHLDLSIDAIVCEEIGGSNAMEPLVVAALTGLPVIDCDGMGRAFPEMQMTTFSIYGHSSTPSAMCDVHGNVVLFQHAVSELWHERMARACVVAQGGASTLASAPMTGAFVKQFGIPNSYTQAVSLGQAVRAAQKNHDDPIEAICKKENGKKLFTGKISDLKRHLRGGFVRGEVQLSGIDAHHGETGSVLIQNENLVFFHDGEMECCVPDLILVLDVDSGEAITTEMLRYGQRVAIVALPCHALLRSREALDVVGPKAFGLDGIVYTPMKGS; encoded by the coding sequence ATGAGCGCTATCATCTCCCAAAAGGATTATTTTGATCCGAAAGATCTCTGGATTCTCGATCACGACGATCTCCTGTCGCTGGAAATTGGCGCAGGTATTCTGGGCACCGGCGGCGGCGGCAATCCCTATATTGGCAAGCTGCGGGCGAGGCAGTTGCTGGATGAGGGTTATACGCTTTCCGTTCTGCCGCACCAGAAAATCCACGATGATGCGCTCTGCGTGTCCGTGGGAGGCATTGGTGCGCCCGTGGTTGGCATTGAGCGTTTGCGCGAAGGCCGTGAGGGCCTGCGCTGCATTCGGGCGCTGGAAGCGCATCTGGACCTATCCATCGATGCCATTGTCTGCGAGGAAATCGGTGGCTCCAATGCCATGGAGCCGCTGGTCGTGGCGGCCTTGACGGGCCTGCCGGTGATCGATTGCGATGGCATGGGCCGGGCCTTCCCGGAAATGCAGATGACCACGTTTTCCATCTACGGCCACAGCTCCACCCCATCGGCGATGTGCGATGTGCATGGCAATGTCGTGCTGTTTCAGCATGCGGTGTCCGAGCTTTGGCACGAGCGCATGGCGCGGGCCTGCGTGGTGGCCCAAGGGGGGGCATCGACCCTGGCCTCGGCACCCATGACCGGGGCTTTTGTCAAGCAATTCGGCATTCCCAATTCCTACACCCAAGCCGTCAGCCTCGGGCAGGCGGTGCGGGCCGCGCAGAAAAACCATGATGACCCGATTGAAGCCATCTGCAAGAAGGAGAATGGCAAAAAGCTATTCACCGGCAAGATCAGCGATTTGAAGCGCCATTTGCGCGGCGGTTTTGTGCGCGGCGAAGTGCAGCTTTCCGGCATTGATGCCCACCACGGCGAAACCGGCTCAGTGCTGATCCAGAATGAAAATCTGGTGTTTTTCCATGATGGCGAGATGGAATGCTGCGTGCCGGACCTGATCCTGGTGCTGGATGTCGATAGCGGCGAGGCTATCACCACCGAAATGCTCCGCTACGGCCAGCGCGTCGCCATCGTTGCCCTGCCGTGCCATGCATTGCTGCGATCACGCGAAGCGCTGGACGTGGTTGGCCCTAAAGCCTTTGGGTTGGATGGCATTGTCTACACCCCGATGAAAGGATCGTGA
- a CDS encoding DUF917 domain-containing protein, with protein sequence MATLVQEHDLEAIALGGAYLGTGGGGDPYIGKLMAQAALREHGPVSVVAADEVDDETLCISVFMMGAPTVMLEKLPSGAEVLKALHELEQFLGRKAGAILCVEAGGLNSTIPYMVAAVTGLPLVDGDGMGRAFPELQMVSFTLHGISASPLVLADDKGNSSLFSAVSNLWTEKMARAVTIQMGGAALVAAYAMSGKQMKQALLHGTMTQIRTIGETILSERARSRHAGNALREKLGGTHLFTGRVVDVERATTGGFARGKLILRGVDRFAGQRFAVHFQNEFLLAEGENGETVWATPDLICALDADMGLPVTTEQMRYGLMVEFTGIPADPQWHTPGGLALAGPGYFGYGDCAKPLSA encoded by the coding sequence ATGGCCACTCTGGTGCAAGAACACGATTTGGAGGCTATTGCCTTGGGCGGTGCCTATCTCGGCACGGGCGGCGGCGGCGATCCCTATATCGGCAAGCTGATGGCGCAGGCGGCTCTTCGGGAACACGGACCTGTCTCCGTGGTGGCTGCGGATGAAGTGGATGACGAGACGCTGTGCATTTCCGTCTTCATGATGGGCGCGCCGACTGTGATGCTGGAAAAACTGCCCTCTGGTGCGGAAGTGCTGAAAGCCCTGCACGAGCTGGAGCAGTTTCTGGGTCGCAAGGCTGGAGCGATCCTCTGCGTTGAGGCGGGCGGTTTGAATTCCACCATTCCCTATATGGTGGCTGCTGTGACCGGACTGCCTTTGGTGGACGGCGATGGCATGGGCCGGGCTTTCCCTGAATTGCAGATGGTGAGTTTCACCCTGCATGGTATCTCGGCAAGCCCGCTGGTTTTGGCCGATGACAAGGGCAATTCCTCACTGTTCTCAGCTGTTTCCAATTTGTGGACCGAGAAAATGGCCCGCGCCGTGACCATTCAAATGGGCGGTGCCGCCCTTGTGGCCGCCTATGCCATGAGCGGCAAGCAGATGAAGCAGGCGCTGTTGCATGGCACGATGACGCAAATCCGCACCATTGGCGAAACCATCCTGTCCGAGCGCGCCCGTTCACGTCATGCTGGGAACGCCTTGCGCGAAAAGCTTGGCGGTACCCATCTTTTCACCGGTCGCGTGGTGGATGTGGAGCGCGCCACAACGGGTGGCTTTGCCCGTGGCAAGCTGATCTTGCGCGGTGTGGACCGCTTTGCAGGTCAGCGCTTTGCCGTGCATTTTCAAAACGAGTTTTTGCTGGCCGAAGGCGAAAATGGCGAAACCGTTTGGGCCACGCCCGACCTGATTTGCGCTCTTGATGCCGATATGGGCCTGCCCGTCACCACTGAACAGATGCGCTACGGCTTGATGGTGGAATTCACCGGCATCCCCGCTGATCCGCAATGGCATACGCCAGGAGGGCTCGCGCTCGCGGGGCCGGGCTATTTTGGCTACGGCGACTGCGCAAAGCCACTCTCAGCGTGA
- a CDS encoding hydantoinase/oxoprolinase family protein: MYRLGIDVGGTNTDAVVMQGGKVLSGIKAPTSEDVTTGVVEAMEGAIKAAGIDRSLVTNVMIGTTHFTNAVIERKHMTQVAAIRLGLPATACLPPAIDWPEDLKPVVGKHGYMVRGGYEFDGREISPLDEDEIKRIAGEIRANNLKAAAVTCVFGPINAAMEQRTKAILQEHCPGLPVVMSTDIGRIGLLERESAAIMNASLLELAYKTVRAFGEALKSAGLTCPFHITQNDGTLMAAETVKDFPVLTFASGPTNSMRGAAFLTGVQEAIVVDIGGTTSDVGALHLGFPRQAATVVDVGGVRTNFRMPDVFSIGLGGGSLVRGEAETVTVGPQSVGYRITSEAKVFGGATLTATDIAVAAGHADVGDKSKVADVSPELAKAALARIHQMLENAIERSRVSPEPIPVIAVGGGSILMPDKLGDFQIIRPENFSVANAVGAAIAQISGEVDRVFALENGLTRELCLKQAEEEATKNAVAAGADPTTIQVIEREDVPLAYLPGNATRIHVKVVGEMGGQL; encoded by the coding sequence GTGTACCGATTGGGAATAGATGTGGGCGGCACCAATACGGATGCTGTGGTCATGCAAGGCGGCAAGGTTCTGTCCGGGATCAAGGCTCCAACGTCGGAGGATGTCACGACAGGCGTGGTCGAGGCCATGGAAGGGGCCATCAAGGCCGCAGGCATTGACCGCAGCCTTGTCACCAATGTGATGATCGGCACCACCCATTTCACCAATGCGGTGATTGAGCGCAAGCATATGACGCAGGTGGCCGCCATCCGCCTCGGCCTGCCCGCCACCGCCTGCCTGCCGCCTGCCATCGATTGGCCGGAAGATTTGAAGCCCGTGGTTGGTAAGCACGGCTATATGGTGCGCGGCGGCTATGAATTTGATGGCCGCGAAATCTCGCCGCTGGATGAAGACGAGATCAAGCGCATCGCCGGTGAAATCCGCGCCAACAATCTCAAAGCCGCTGCTGTTACCTGCGTGTTCGGCCCTATCAATGCGGCGATGGAGCAACGGACCAAAGCGATCTTGCAGGAGCATTGCCCCGGTCTGCCGGTGGTGATGTCCACCGATATTGGCCGTATCGGGTTGCTGGAGCGCGAAAGTGCGGCGATCATGAATGCCAGCCTGTTGGAACTGGCTTACAAAACCGTGCGGGCTTTTGGCGAAGCGCTGAAAAGCGCTGGCCTGACCTGCCCCTTTCATATCACCCAGAACGACGGCACACTGATGGCGGCAGAGACGGTGAAGGATTTCCCGGTTCTGACCTTCGCCTCCGGCCCGACCAATTCCATGCGCGGTGCGGCCTTCCTCACCGGCGTGCAGGAAGCGATTGTGGTCGATATTGGCGGCACGACCTCGGATGTCGGGGCACTGCATCTGGGCTTTCCGCGGCAGGCGGCAACGGTGGTGGATGTTGGCGGCGTGCGCACCAATTTCCGCATGCCGGATGTGTTTTCCATCGGTCTGGGTGGCGGCTCCTTGGTGCGGGGTGAGGCTGAGACCGTGACCGTTGGCCCACAATCGGTGGGCTATCGCATCACCTCTGAGGCCAAGGTATTTGGCGGTGCAACGCTGACGGCCACCGATATCGCCGTGGCCGCTGGCCATGCCGATGTGGGTGACAAGAGCAAGGTGGCCGATGTTTCGCCTGAGCTTGCCAAGGCGGCCCTTGCCCGCATCCATCAGATGCTGGAAAATGCCATTGAGCGCAGCCGCGTTTCACCAGAGCCGATCCCGGTGATTGCCGTTGGCGGCGGCTCCATCCTGATGCCGGATAAGCTGGGTGATTTTCAGATCATTCGGCCGGAAAATTTCTCCGTTGCCAATGCCGTTGGTGCCGCCATTGCCCAGATTTCCGGCGAAGTGGATCGTGTCTTTGCCCTTGAAAATGGCCTGACCCGCGAGCTGTGCCTAAAGCAGGCCGAAGAGGAAGCGACGAAAAACGCCGTTGCTGCCGGGGCTGATCCAACCACCATTCAGGTGATTGAGCGTGAAGATGTGCCTTTGGCCTATCTGCCCGGCAATGCCACCCGCATCCACGTCAAAGTCGTGGGTGAGATGGGTGGCCAGCTATGA
- the nikE gene encoding nickel ABC transporter ATP-binding protein NikE, translating to MADPLLSVQDLTVAFSGYGGVNRVLHDISFTIDAGERVALIGETGSGKSVTSKAILGTLPGNAKVEAGAIAYRGRQLLTLPSAERNKLKGTAFSIIMQDPLSSFNPVFRIGRHLEDVMHYADSNQGIYDTPKGRKQRIFEVLRKVQLGDVERVFNAWPFELSGGMRQRVLIALALLHQPDLLIADEPGTALDVTTQDEILRLINRLVTNEGLSLLMITHNLGVVRQTADRVIVMQHGRVVEHGSLSSVFQAPQQAYTRELMAAVPPLYGEGVVDQPVSDRAPIITLSNVRKLYAKRVLFGAKRGHLAVNNINLQVNAGEIFGLAGESGSGKTTLARMMMDLLQPSDGEIVVSGTPRDGALRLSQIVYQNPGTSLNPKRTVAQILAVPLAHVGLDKEQRKSRMAELLDLVRLPANFVSKYPHELSGGQKQRVAIARALAANPQIIILDEPTSALDVSVQKTVIELLLDLRAKLGLTYVIISHDLSLMRNFCSRIVIMYKGEIVEQGTPAEVFSTARHPYTRALIAAIPVLTDAQEALKPTISEEERGRFLVQSTGL from the coding sequence ATGGCTGATCCTTTGCTGAGCGTGCAGGATTTGACCGTTGCCTTCTCCGGCTATGGCGGGGTAAATCGGGTGTTGCACGATATCTCTTTCACCATCGATGCTGGAGAACGGGTCGCGCTGATTGGCGAAACCGGATCAGGCAAATCCGTCACGTCAAAGGCCATTCTCGGCACTTTGCCGGGTAATGCCAAGGTCGAGGCGGGCGCCATTGCCTATCGCGGACGGCAATTGCTGACGCTGCCATCGGCTGAGCGCAACAAGCTCAAAGGCACAGCTTTTTCCATCATCATGCAGGATCCGCTGTCCTCCTTCAATCCGGTGTTTCGCATTGGTCGGCATCTGGAAGATGTGATGCATTATGCCGATAGCAATCAGGGCATTTATGACACGCCGAAGGGGCGTAAGCAGCGGATTTTCGAAGTGTTGCGCAAGGTGCAACTGGGCGATGTTGAACGGGTGTTCAACGCCTGGCCGTTCGAGCTGTCGGGCGGCATGCGCCAAAGGGTGCTGATTGCGCTGGCGCTTTTGCACCAACCCGATCTGTTGATTGCCGACGAGCCGGGCACGGCGCTGGATGTGACCACGCAGGATGAGATTCTGCGGCTGATTAACCGTCTTGTGACAAACGAGGGCCTGTCGCTACTGATGATCACCCACAATCTCGGCGTGGTGCGCCAGACGGCAGACCGGGTGATTGTCATGCAGCATGGCCGCGTTGTCGAACACGGATCATTGTCATCCGTATTTCAGGCGCCACAACAGGCCTATACCCGCGAGTTGATGGCGGCGGTGCCGCCGCTCTATGGCGAAGGCGTGGTTGATCAGCCGGTCAGTGATAGGGCCCCGATCATCACTTTGAGCAATGTGCGCAAACTCTATGCCAAGCGGGTGCTGTTTGGCGCAAAGCGCGGCCATCTGGCCGTTAACAACATCAATCTTCAGGTCAATGCGGGCGAAATTTTTGGCCTTGCCGGAGAAAGCGGCTCTGGCAAAACCACGCTGGCGCGGATGATGATGGACCTGTTGCAGCCCAGCGATGGCGAGATTGTCGTGAGCGGAACGCCCAGAGATGGTGCGTTGCGCCTCAGCCAGATTGTCTACCAAAATCCTGGCACGTCGCTGAACCCCAAGCGCACGGTGGCGCAGATTTTGGCCGTTCCCTTGGCCCATGTGGGTCTGGATAAGGAGCAACGTAAATCACGAATGGCCGAGCTTCTCGACCTTGTGCGCCTGCCCGCCAATTTCGTCTCAAAATACCCGCATGAGCTATCTGGCGGGCAAAAGCAGCGCGTTGCCATTGCCCGCGCCTTGGCGGCCAATCCGCAGATCATCATTCTGGATGAGCCGACATCGGCACTTGATGTGTCGGTGCAGAAAACCGTGATTGAGCTGCTGTTGGACCTGCGGGCAAAGCTTGGCCTGACCTATGTGATTATTTCCCATGATCTGTCTTTGATGCGCAATTTCTGCTCGCGCATCGTCATCATGTACAAGGGCGAAATCGTTGAACAGGGCACGCCTGCCGAGGTGTTCTCAACCGCCCGCCACCCTTACACCCGCGCCCTCATTGCCGCCATTCCGGTTCTAACCGATGCGCAAGAGGCGTTGAAACCCACCATTAGTGAAGAGGAACGAGGCCGCTTTCTGGTGCAAAGCACCGGACTGTGA
- a CDS encoding helix-turn-helix transcriptional regulator has product MTSPPDAPIARSDLIARIVHDIRPVIVVTAPAGFGKTWLFQALIATLGSDAAQWTVYDCSTVSPDLSRLELGHRYAIALRPGESLPGLERLRLYGQVLDLDGEDLLLSQDGLSHRDWDRCAGWPVLLSPGVDCQDTHAGQNRLSSFLADDCLVGLDDADMSALLVCGQDWPSWLAMRLPPLAHPATAACQRINSALPGALEQEMLRRLADPFRAADPSGVLAQALRRNPRNLETVILRLLACNQGKDALALFCKAGGWFLYYRLGHEAFLRVVTGLEAGCDDLPEELAISRAFLMIKAGDVAWAMQFLVQRFGVEMRNVLAVFAGDSVLSLRVRLFRITVLIYEDVAPTDRLLEALFEIGGELPLDEPEQRGSFYNAMLEFFLRLRRYEEANGMAEKAMKAYRQADCPILCFYIALHQSVLSLLTSDFNRMGQSLRLAEDMLAKTGFDSPGDRRFLDLLTACMAYENGEPAVLLGFLQEDMAAMIAGELWPSLADVAIYYGSHALSVHMSTRVALRFLDGWSVYQPMNRQFRLSLDVRKAQILQSGNCWGDATRLLAPLRAGFDRVWIESAQEALARLAGRDEITLALSWLRQISYERPGFPHLDRKLEVMLTNPHLLVRQEIAVSLWLAFVLRQTQQNSKARTLLRQVFERCASHGGLTALSEEWLFLDHLLQDRRIVEFVMAATPARAILRRLDKGRHSSLAAARTRLTQQELKILTMLAEGASNKLIARNSGISEPTVKFHLKNVYRKLGCSRRHDAIAAAKALGWVR; this is encoded by the coding sequence ATGACCTCACCACCCGATGCGCCGATTGCGCGAAGCGATCTGATCGCGCGCATCGTCCATGACATCCGCCCCGTCATCGTTGTGACTGCGCCCGCAGGCTTCGGCAAGACCTGGCTTTTCCAGGCCTTGATCGCGACACTGGGGTCTGATGCCGCCCAGTGGACGGTGTATGATTGCTCAACCGTCTCTCCTGACCTTTCGCGGCTTGAGCTAGGACATCGCTATGCCATTGCCCTGCGCCCCGGCGAGAGCTTGCCCGGACTGGAGCGGCTGCGCCTTTATGGTCAGGTGCTGGATCTTGATGGTGAGGATCTTCTTCTGTCTCAGGACGGATTGAGCCACCGTGATTGGGACAGATGTGCCGGCTGGCCGGTTCTGTTGTCACCGGGGGTGGATTGTCAGGATACCCATGCTGGGCAAAATCGGCTTTCGAGTTTTCTGGCCGATGACTGTCTGGTGGGCCTTGATGATGCTGATATGTCGGCGCTGCTGGTCTGTGGACAGGACTGGCCGTCCTGGCTTGCCATGCGTCTGCCACCGCTTGCCCATCCCGCCACCGCGGCCTGCCAAAGGATCAACAGCGCTTTGCCCGGCGCGCTGGAGCAAGAAATGCTCCGACGTCTCGCCGATCCGTTTCGGGCTGCTGATCCGTCTGGCGTTCTGGCGCAGGCTTTACGCCGCAACCCGCGAAATCTGGAGACGGTGATCCTGCGGTTGCTGGCGTGCAATCAGGGCAAGGACGCGCTGGCACTGTTTTGCAAGGCAGGCGGCTGGTTTCTCTATTATCGGCTGGGCCATGAGGCGTTCTTGCGTGTGGTGACAGGTCTTGAGGCGGGCTGTGACGATCTGCCGGAAGAGCTGGCCATCAGTCGCGCCTTCCTGATGATCAAAGCCGGTGATGTGGCATGGGCAATGCAATTTCTGGTCCAGCGCTTCGGCGTGGAAATGCGCAATGTCTTGGCTGTTTTCGCAGGCGATAGTGTGCTTTCCCTGCGTGTCAGGCTGTTTCGTATCACGGTCCTGATTTACGAGGATGTTGCGCCGACCGACAGATTGCTGGAAGCGCTGTTTGAGATTGGCGGCGAGTTACCGCTGGACGAGCCGGAGCAGCGCGGATCATTTTACAACGCCATGCTGGAATTTTTCCTTCGGCTCCGGCGCTACGAAGAGGCAAATGGCATGGCCGAAAAGGCCATGAAGGCCTATCGGCAGGCGGATTGTCCCATTCTGTGCTTTTATATAGCGCTGCATCAATCGGTGCTCAGCCTTTTGACCTCCGATTTCAACCGCATGGGCCAGTCTCTGCGGCTTGCCGAGGATATGCTGGCAAAAACAGGCTTTGACAGTCCCGGAGATCGTCGCTTTCTTGATCTGCTGACGGCTTGCATGGCCTATGAAAACGGCGAACCAGCGGTGCTGCTTGGCTTTTTGCAAGAAGATATGGCCGCAATGATTGCGGGCGAGTTGTGGCCAAGTCTGGCGGATGTCGCCATTTACTACGGCAGCCATGCTTTGAGCGTCCACATGTCCACCCGCGTCGCTCTTCGTTTTCTGGATGGCTGGAGCGTTTACCAGCCGATGAACCGGCAGTTTCGCCTCTCATTGGATGTGCGCAAGGCGCAGATCCTGCAAAGCGGCAATTGCTGGGGCGATGCGACTCGGCTTCTTGCGCCGTTGCGGGCCGGGTTTGATCGGGTGTGGATTGAAAGCGCACAGGAGGCGCTTGCCCGATTGGCGGGTCGAGACGAGATTACGCTGGCCTTGAGCTGGCTGCGGCAAATCTCCTACGAGCGCCCGGGTTTTCCCCATCTCGACCGCAAGCTTGAGGTGATGTTGACCAACCCGCATCTGCTGGTCCGGCAGGAAATTGCGGTTTCCCTCTGGCTGGCCTTCGTCTTGCGGCAAACGCAGCAAAATTCCAAAGCCCGCACTCTGCTGCGGCAGGTGTTTGAACGCTGCGCAAGCCATGGCGGACTGACGGCCCTTTCAGAGGAATGGCTGTTTCTCGATCACTTGCTGCAAGACAGACGGATAGTCGAATTCGTGATGGCGGCCACCCCGGCGCGGGCTATCCTGCGGCGGCTGGACAAGGGGCGTCACAGTAGTCTTGCGGCGGCCCGAACCCGGTTGACCCAGCAGGAATTGAAAATCCTGACCATGCTGGCGGAAGGTGCCTCCAACAAGCTGATTGCCCGCAATAGCGGCATTTCAGAGCCGACGGTGAAATTTCATCTGAAGAATGTCTATCGCAAACTTGGCTGCTCCCGTCGTCACGATGCGATTGCAGCGGCAAAGGCGCTGGGGTGGGTGCGCTAA
- a CDS encoding ABC transporter permease, giving the protein MILHVVEQIVRRVFSVVMVLFVLSLMIFALARVVPGDPVRMALGPSASQEQVTALAREMGLDQPVIVQYGRYIANALQGDLGQSLSSHRPVIHDVVEFLPATLELVVVTVILDLLIAIPLGVITARHRNTWIDNLGRLFSMVGVTVPSFLFAIGLQLFAANFLPGWPLLGQVNFDLHAPAGPTGFLLVDSLIHGRADVFVDALQHLIFPALALAMAGIGQITRIMRSAMIENQRKDHVLTLLSFGVPDRVVTFRYLLKLSSVAPLTIMGLEFASLIGNAFVVEMVFGWGGFASYGLNAILQKDLNALMAVVLISGLFFILANLVIDLVVSLIDPRLRFRGGQ; this is encoded by the coding sequence ATGATTTTGCATGTTGTCGAACAGATCGTGAGACGGGTGTTTTCCGTTGTCATGGTGCTGTTCGTGCTGTCTTTGATGATTTTTGCGCTGGCCCGTGTGGTGCCCGGTGATCCGGTCCGCATGGCGCTGGGGCCGTCGGCATCGCAAGAGCAGGTCACGGCGCTGGCTCGCGAAATGGGTCTCGATCAGCCGGTGATCGTGCAATATGGCCGCTATATCGCCAACGCCCTGCAAGGCGATCTTGGTCAATCGCTGTCGTCGCATCGCCCCGTCATTCATGATGTCGTTGAATTTCTCCCCGCCACGCTGGAGCTTGTGGTGGTCACCGTCATTCTTGATCTGCTGATTGCCATTCCGCTAGGCGTCATTACGGCACGCCATCGCAACACCTGGATCGACAATCTCGGACGGCTGTTTTCCATGGTGGGTGTTACCGTTCCGTCCTTTCTGTTTGCCATCGGCCTGCAATTGTTTGCGGCGAATTTTCTACCGGGTTGGCCTTTGCTGGGGCAGGTGAATTTCGATCTTCATGCCCCCGCCGGGCCAACTGGCTTTCTGCTGGTGGATAGCCTGATCCATGGTCGTGCCGATGTGTTTGTGGATGCCCTGCAACATCTGATCTTTCCGGCATTGGCGCTGGCTATGGCTGGCATTGGCCAGATCACCCGCATCATGCGCTCGGCAATGATTGAAAACCAGCGCAAGGACCATGTGTTGACGTTGCTGAGTTTTGGTGTGCCGGATCGTGTCGTGACCTTTCGCTACCTGCTCAAGCTGTCGTCTGTAGCGCCTCTGACCATCATGGGGCTGGAATTTGCCTCGCTGATTGGCAATGCCTTTGTGGTGGAAATGGTGTTTGGCTGGGGCGGGTTTGCCTCCTACGGTCTCAACGCCATCCTGCAAAAAGACCTCAACGCTCTGATGGCGGTGGTGCTGATTTCCGGCCTTTTCTTCATTCTCGCCAATCTCGTCATCGATCTGGTTGTCAGCCTGATTGATCCGCGTCTGCGTTTTCGGGGAGGCCAATGA